The genomic window AAAGGTGTAAAGGAGGTATTTCATAAGTCTTTCTATTTCTTTTTTCTCGAAATAGATGAAGCTTATGATTTGCCCCAAAGTTCTGGGACGAAATGCTGCGATCTGGGATATTTATTATCATTTAATGAGTCAAAGCTTTTCCCTCAGCCAATCCTTTACCTGATTTAGATGTCTTCGAGAAAGCGGGACTTCTTCTTTGATGTCGGAAAAATGAAGCTTATATGCATGGCCTGCTTTCTGAATCTTGCCGACCTGATTCAGATTGACTAAAAAGGCTCGGTGAACTTTAGCTAAAGCATTGAATTCAGCCAATTGTTTTTCAACATTTTTCAGGGTGTTTCTAAGCTTGAATTTTCGCAGTTTTTCCCCATCAAAAAGACATACCTGGAGATAGTTTTTACTTGACTCTATATATATAAGGTGTAGGGGGTTAAAAGTCAGCTGTTGTTTGCCGCTTTCTGAATACAAGGAAAGTCGTTTTTCTTCCGCCAATTTCATGACAGATTCTTCTGCTATTTCCCCCTTCGAAAGCTTCTTCGATTTCAAAACCTTAATGCGAGTCATGAGCAACAAAATGCCAACTGGAATAGAAGCCAGTAAACTGCTGTACAGTAGAAATTCTATCCAGACAGAAATGGCAAGATTGTCCTGTTCATAGATCCACTGGGATAAAATATAGTTGGCACTTCCCACCGTGGTGACATTCCAGATGAACCAGACCCCATGTTTCCATCTTGTCCACTTATCCGGATGAAAGAAACTTTTAAATACTCGAGGCAGTAGCTGGACATTGAAAAAGAGGGCCACTATAGTTACTCCTCCATGCAGCATCGTCCAATAAGCTTTTTGACTCAGTTGGATAGGTCCAAATCCGAAGGGTTCGAAAAAGAACAAAAAGAAAGTCGTAAAAAGCCCAAAGAAGAGGACGACCTTCCAGCTTTGAAAAACGATGGGAAATCTTTTACGAAGTTGGAGGCGAGAGAGTTTGAGACTGGACATGCGTGAGTTTTTTGAGATTTCGTATTTGCTTGTACGTGAGTAGGGTGGGAGAGGATGTAGAGTTCTCTGCAAAAAGATATGTAAATTCTCTTACCAACGGATAAGCCTACTCCCCATGAAAAGAAGAAAATTCATCCAATCCGCTACTACAGCCGGAGCTTTTTTGCCGATGATCGGCTCAGTTACTTTCTTATACAAGTCATCAAATGAAGAAGAACTCATCAGCCTATTCCTGGCCGAAAATGACAAAAGGGTTCGGAATATTCTGGATTTACAGCAAAAAGATAAAGCCCATCCCTTTTATGGAGGCTTCCCGGATAAATACGAAATCTATCATCCCAGCAGGCCCGCCGCCTATGCGCAGTCTTTGATTTCCGCCTTTGTATCCGAAGCATCCGAATTTTATAGATCGAGAGAAATAAAGGATTGCCTCAAAGTCGGGATGGAGTTTTTAGTAGAAAGGCAACATGAAGATGGAACCATAGATTTGCTAACCACCAATTTTCATTCTCCTCCCGACACCGCTTTTGCAGTAGAGCCTCTGAGTTTGGCGCTTCTTATCTTGAAGAAATATTCTCCCGAATACCTGCAAGACTTCCAACAAATTGCAAAAAGCTTCCTGCTTGAAGCCGGGAAAGCCATGAGCGTTGGCGGAATCCACACCCCCAATCATCGTTGGGTGGTTTGCCGTGCCCTTGCCCGCATCCATAGCCTTTTCCCCAATCAAGAGTACCTGGATCGAATTGAAGCATGGTTAGCGGAGGGTATTGACATTGATCCAGATGGTCAGTACACAGAAAAGAGCAGTGTGGTTTATTCGCCCCTGACCAATAATTGCTTTATCAGCCTCGCAAGGATCTTGAAGAAAACCGAACTATATGAAGTAGTCCGAAAAAATTTACAAATGAGTCAGTATATGATGCATGCGAATGGAGAAGTTGTAACGGAAGCTTCTACCCGACAGGATAAATTTACAGTGGCTCATATGGGTCGCTATTATTATGCCTATCGCTATATGGCTCTGAAGGATCAGGATGCTAGCTTTTCCGCCATGGCTCACTCTATTGAAGAGACCGTAGGATTCAAATCTCTGTCCGGGAATCTTCCCTACTTTCTGGAGGACGAAGAGCTGGAAAAACCCATGCCCAAAACCGCTACTCTTGACCTTTCTTATGAGAAAAGCTTCCCACACTCTCATATGGTCAGGATCAGAAGGGGGAAGATGGATGCTACAATTCTGGGAAGGAACAGCAGTTTCTTTACTTTTTTTCATGGATCGGCGGCACTGCAGGCGATTCGTTTTGCGACAGCCTTCTTTGGAAAGGGGCAGTTCAGTAGTCCTGAATTATCAAAGGAAGGCGAAAGTTATATGCTGAGTCAGGAACTTTGGGGTCCTTATTATCAGCCGCATGAAAAGGAGAATATAGCAGCAGATGGGGATTGGCACAAGATGCCTCGAAGTAAAAGAAAACAAAGTGAAGTTCAATATTTGAAAAGTGTGGTCAGGATTTCAGAGCAAGAAGGAAAATGTAAGCTTCATTTTTCCATACAGGGGACGGAGCATATACCGCTTGCCATTGAATTGGCTTTCAGGGCAGGAGGCAAACTCAAAGGGGTGGAAGCTGTAGCGGAAGTAGAGCATGCCTTTTTCCTCAAAGACGGATATGGCAGTTTTCAATCAGGGGAAGAAAGCATTCGCTTTGGACCGGCTATGCACAAACATAAATGGACGCAGCTTAGAGGCGCCAAAGCGAAATTGAATGGTGATAGTGTGTATTTGACTGCATATACCCCTTTGGAGTTTGAATTGGAGATAGAAGGCAGTTAAGAGAATCCCTATTCCCCTATCCACAATTTTGAGTAAAGATTAGTATTTTAGAATAAGAGAGGAGCTTACATAAAAGTTTGTACAAAACACGCTAGTTGAAATGAAAAAGCTGATATTTTTCTTTTCTATTTTTATCTATGTATCCGCATCCGGACAAAACCTGATTCCCAATCCAAGCTTTGAGGAGATTGATGCCTGTCAACTGACTTTCGCCCAATTATTTAAAGCCAGTCCCTGGAATACCCCCAACACCAAAACGCCCGATCTCTTTTATAGCTGTACAGTCAATGCTTGTGAGGTAAATGATAACATATGTGTACCCGAAAATTTTGCAGGGAATCAGGAAGCCAGAACAGGTGTAGCCTATGCCGGGTTTTTTGCCGGGGCTGCAGATTCTGTTCGAGAATATGTGAGCGTTCCTCTTCTTAGTCCTTTAATAGCTGGAGAAGCCTATGTTTTGACATTTTTCATAAGCTTATCTGATGATTCTGGTAGAGCACTGGATCGAATAGGCGCATATTTCACTTCTTCACTTCCATCAAGAGACAATCAATTAGGTGTCATTCCCCAAATCCTGACCCCCAAAGATTCTTTCATTAGTGAGAAAGAGGGCTGGTTTATGATTCGAGATACAATGCTTGCGCAAGGAGGAGAAACCAGCATGACAGTTGGG from Bacteroidia bacterium includes these protein-coding regions:
- a CDS encoding LytTR family DNA-binding domain-containing protein, whose product is MSSLKLSRLQLRKRFPIVFQSWKVVLFFGLFTTFFLFFFEPFGFGPIQLSQKAYWTMLHGGVTIVALFFNVQLLPRVFKSFFHPDKWTRWKHGVWFIWNVTTVGSANYILSQWIYEQDNLAISVWIEFLLYSSLLASIPVGILLLMTRIKVLKSKKLSKGEIAEESVMKLAEEKRLSLYSESGKQQLTFNPLHLIYIESSKNYLQVCLFDGEKLRKFKLRNTLKNVEKQLAEFNALAKVHRAFLVNLNQVGKIQKAGHAYKLHFSDIKEEVPLSRRHLNQVKDWLREKL